CTCCCTGTGGTTATGGGTCCCGGATCGGCGCTCCGCTTCGCTTGTCCGGGACGACAGTGGAGTGCTGGGCGAGCTACTGCGCCAGCGCCAGAATCCCGCCGGCGAATGCGTGCCACGCCGCGGTTTCGCTGATCGGCCAGTTCAAGAACTTCACCGCCAGCATCGCGAGCGTGCCGTAGATGTAGACCGGGTGCACGCGGCCCTCAGTGCGCCAGTCGCGCACCATGGCGACGACGAGCAGCAGCGAAGCGACCACGGCCGGGGCGATCGTAACAGGCACCGGCGGGGGGCCGGGCGGTCCGGGAGGGGCGAGGAAGGTCAGGAACCAGCGCGCGATCGCGGCATCGAGGATCGAGACCGCGGCGAGCAGCATCAGGCGTTTGTGAATCTCGGGCCGGCGCGTATTCATGACCGCGAGCACGAACACCACCGCGAAGAACGCGATGCCGCTCATCGGCACGATCGAGAAGACGATGCCGGCGTCGGTTTGCCCGAGCGCGGCGGCGTGCTTCATCGACGTGACCGAGGCAAGGAAGCCGAAGATCGTCATCGCAGTCGCAAGCGACACGCCGGCGATGCCGAGCGAGCGATGGTTGACCACGCGGCCCGAGGCTGCGAGCCAAGTCTGGAGCACGAAATAAAGCGTCCAGGTGAAGAACAACAATCCGTGAAAATGAATCACCGGGCTTGCGGAAAAAGTCCGGTGGGCGAGCGGCACAAAATAGGTCGGTGCGAAACCGAGGAATGCAGTGGCCGCGCAGGCCAGGGCCATGTGGAGATAAAAATATCGTGCAGGCGACGCATCACGCGCGCGTACACGACGGTCGTCGATCAAGGTCGTCATCTGGAATGTGTCTGGGGAGGCTGCGTTTGGTTCAACCTCCGCTGTCGTCCCGGGGCGCGCACAGCGCGAGCCCGGGACGACCGCGAACTTAGTTCATCCGCCCGCGCTCAATTCTGCGCGATCGAGCTCTGCCTCGATGCGGTGAAACGCGTCGTCGCCGATCACCTCGGTGCTGCGGAGGTCGAAGATCGACTTGCGCGCGGCCGCGATGGCGCGACGGCGCAGGGGATCGGCGGGCAGTTCGCCATTGGCAATGCCGCCGTGCGGATCATCGTCGGCCTCCATCAGGATAGCGCGGTATTCGAGCCGCAGGATTTCCGCTTCCTCCGACGGATCGTCCTCGATCGCGTCGAGCGCCGCGCGATAGGCGACGGCGCGGGCGCGCGCGACCTCGATGCCGACGGGATCGTCGTCCTTGAGGTTGAAGGCCAGGATCAGCGGCCGCAGCGTCAGGCCCTGGATCACCAGCGATCCCAGCACGACCGCAAAGGCGATGAAGACGATGAAATCGCGATAGGGGAAGTGTTCCGGCAGGGCAAAGGCGGTGGCAAGCGTGACGAGGCCGCGCATGCCGCACCAGGAGATGATGAGGCCGCCCTTGGGCGAGGCCACCTGCTTCGGATCTTTGGGATGATAGAGGTCGTGCGCGATCAGCACGCGCAGCGTCGTGCGGTAGAACGTCACCCAGAATAGGCGCACCAGGACGACGGTGAGCAGGATCCAGGCCGCAGCCACGCAATATTCCCAGCGTACGTCGCTATCCAGCCGCGTCCAGATCGGCCGCATCTGCATGCCGATCAGCATGAAGGCGAGCACGTTGAGCACGAACACCATCGTCTCCCACACCGCATATGACGGCACCCGCAGCCGCGCCGGCATGCGCGCCGGGGCGGTGCGCGCGAGGGAGATGGCGTAGATCACGATGGTGAGGATGCCGGAGAGGCCGAGATGCTCGGCGGCGATCCAGATCATGAAGGTGGTGGCGAACTGCACGATGATCGCGCTCGGGGCCTCGGTCACGCGCTCCATGATCGGCGAGATGATGCGGGCTGCGAGGAGACCGGCGAGAACGCTGCCGACCAGCGCCAGCGCCATGGTCGGCGCGACCTGGCTCCAGGTCAGATGCTCGGTGGCGACCGCGCCGACCGCGATGCGATAGATCAGCAGCGCGCTGGCATCGTTGAGCAGGCTTTCGCCCTCCAGCACCTTCACCATGCGGTGGGGCAGCTTGACCTGGCTCAGGATCGCGACCGCGGCGGCGGCATCCGGCGGCGCCACGATGGCGCCGAGCGCGACCGCGGCGGCCCAGGGCATGTCAGGCATCAGCCGGTGCGCGACATAGGCGACGCCGACCGTGGTCAGGCCGACCGCGGCGACCACCAGGGTCGAGACCGGAACCCAGTTGTTGCGCAAGTCGCGCAGCGAGGTGTCGAAGGCGGCATCGAGCAGGACCGGTGCGACAAAAAGCGCCAAGGCGAGGTCCGGCTCCAGCGCCCAGGACGTGCTGTTCGGCACGAAGGCGATCAGCGCGCCGCCGATGGCGAGAAAGGTCGGGTAGGGGACCTTGATCCGCCGCGCCAGCGCCGATAATGCAACGGCGCCGAGCAGCAGTGCGATGATCCATTCGAATGTCGACACGTCGATCCCCGAGACCAATTTGAGCGGCGCCACAAGCTAGCACCAATCCGGCCGTATGATGGATAGTACGGCCTCAAGGCAAGGCTGAAGACGACCTTCCGACTGCAACGAGCATGCGTTTTCAAAAACTCATTCAACTGTCAGGTGTCGTTCTGCTCTCCGCGCTCTCGCTCGCCGCGGCCCATGCCGCAACCGGCGGCGAGCCGGCCGCAGTGCCGCAGGTCGATGTCGCGCCATGCCTCGCGGCGGCCGCGGCCGACGACATGGACAAGGCGGCAACGGCCTGCGCGGCCGTCATCGACAATGAGAAGTCGGCGAAGGCGGACCTGGTCAAGGCGCTGGTCGCGCGCGGCGCGCTCTATGCGCGGCATGACCAGATCGACCGCGCGATCGCCGACGACAGCCGCGCATTGCAGCTCGACCCCACGCTCGCCGATATCTTCAACGCGCGCGGCGAGCTCTGGCTGAAGAAAGGCGACAAGCCCAAGGCGGTGCAGGATTTCGGCGCCGCGCTGAAGATCGATCCGAACCACGAGAAGGCCAAGGCCAATCACAAGGCGATGGCGCGCGAGCTCGAGCGGATCGGTGCGCAGATGGCGGTCGCCGGCAAGCCCAGCTTCAACTGCGCCCGCGCATCCCGCGCCGTCGAGAAGGCGATCTGTGCCAGCCGCGAACTCGCCGATCTCGACCGCGAAATTTTCGCATCGAATGCCCGGGCGGTCCGGGAGGCGCGCAGTCCGGCGGAGTCGAAGAATCTTCAGCGTGAGCAGGATGAATTCATCGCCCGCCGCAATGCCGGTTACGGCCGGCCTGGATATGATCTGAAGAAGGCGATGCAGGAGCGGCTGCAACGGATCAACGGGGTGGACGGATACTGAGCCGCCAAGGTTTCCACAGCGTCATGGCCGGGCTTGACCCGGCCATCCACGCCTTGCCCACGGCACAAAGAACGTGGATGCCCGGGACAAGCCTGGGCATGACGCAGAGGGCGGGCCCGGATTGAACCCATTCTTTTCCCGCCGCGACAATGGTGAAAACCTGATGTCACGGAGCCTTCCTGATGTGCGGCACGCCTTCTTCCGCGCAAACGTTCCCGTTTGCCAAGATCTCGCTTCGCGCCTTCCTCCTCGGCGCGGCGATGAGCCTTGTTCTCGCAGCCCCGGCCTCGGCCGGCACAGATTGCGTCGCGGGTAGCAAGGCGGCTCCTGCCGAACTGATCACGGCCTGCAGCGCCATCATCGACCAAGCTTCGAATTCGACGAACGACCGTGCCGCAGCACTTCTGGTGCGCGCCGATGCCAATGCGCGGACCTCGGGGGGCCTCACCCAGGCGCTGCGGGACATCGACCGCGCCATCGCGCTCGACGGCAAGAACGCAAAGGCCTGGCGCCTGCGTGGCGATCTGCTGCGTGAGGCGGGCGGCGACCTCAACCGCGCCGCTTCCGATCTCAGCAAGGCGATCGAGCTCGATCCACAGGATGCGGAGGCCTACGAGCTGCGCGGCGTCGTCTACACCAGCCAGCGCCGGCTCGACCGTGCGCTTGCCGATTACGACCAGGCGATCAAGCTGAAGCCGGACTATGCGCAAGCCTGGTCCGACCGCGGCGTGACTTATTATCTCGGCGGCGACAACGAGAAGGCGATCCGCGATCTCAGCGAGGCGCTGCGGCTCGATCCGAACCGGCCGCGCAGCTACACCAATCGCGGCGCGGCCTACAAGAAGCTCGGCCAGCTCGACAAATCGGTCGCCGATGATGGCGAGGCGATCAGGCTCGATCCGAAAGTGCCGGAATATTACGACAATCGGGGCCTCTCGCTGGCCGCGATGGGCGAGTACGACAAGGCGATCGCTGATTACGACCAGGCGCTGCGGCTGGCGCCGCGGCCGAATTTCTTCACCAACCGCGGCGATGCCTATCAGCACAAGGGCGAGTTTGGCGCCGCGCTCAGTGACTACGAGGCTGCGCTGAAGCTCGATCCGAATTTCGCGCTGACCTACAACAACCGCGCCGTGCTCTACAAGAAGATGGGCGAGCGCAAGAAGGCGCTGGCCGATTACGAGACCGCGCTGAAGCTCGATCCCGGCAACGAGAACGCCGCAAATGGCCGCCGCACCACGATGGCGGAGATCGCGAAGTTCGGTGCCGAGGCGCCGCTTCCGCTCGCGGCGAATTCCGGCAACGGCCCGTCGTTCGATTGCGCGAGCGCCAAGCGCGAGGTCGAGAAGGTGATCTGCGCCGATCCGCAGCTCGGCATGCTCGACCGCCGGATCGCGGAGACCTATGAGCGCGTGCTGAAGTCCCTGAACCGGCGCTCGGCGGATGATCTGCGCAAGTCCCAGCGCGATTTCCTCGTCTCGCGCGACGCGAGCTTCCGCCGCCCCGGCTACGATCTGAAGAAGGTCATGCAGGATCGGTTGCAGCGGTTGAACGCGATGGAGAGCTGAGAGGCCTCTACGCGCACACTGCGTTCCCTCCCCCCTTGCGGGGGAGGGTTAGGGAGAGGGGTAGCCACAAACTCTAGACCGAGTTCGTGGCCACCCCTCTCTCCCGCTCTCCCCCGCAAGGGGGGAGAGGGCTCACCTTTGCTGTGGCTCCAGCTTGCCTCGATGGCCTTTCTTCCCTCCTACCAAAAGGCCCATCCTTTTCAGCTTGAACCGCGGCCCGTTCCCGGGAAAATACCCCTCAAACAAGGCCGGCACTTGATCCGGGTCATGGCGGGACGTCCGTCGTGCCGCAAGGTCAGGGCCAGGCGAATATAGGGAACGGGAGCGCGGAATGAACGCCCAGGGTGGAAGCAAGTATCACGAGGTCCATGCGCGCTCGCTGGCCGATCCGGAAGGATTTTGGGCCGAGGCGGCCAAGGAGATCGACTGGATCGAGCCGCCGAAAAAGATCTTCGATGTCTCGCAAGGCGTCTACGGCCGCTGGTTCACCGGCGGCGTCGTCAATACCTGCTACAATGCGCTCGACCGCCATGTCGAACGCGGCCGTGCCGACCAGGTCGCGCTGATCCACGATTCGCCGCTGACGAACAGCATCACCAAGTTCACTTACGCCGAGTTGCTTGGCGAGGTGCAGGCGCTCGCCGCCGTGATGCAGGATTTCGGCGTCGCCAAGGGCGACCGCGTCATCCTCTATATGCCGATGGTGCCCGAGGCCGTGGTCGCGATGCTCGCCTGCGCGCGCATCGGCGCGGTGCACTCGGTGGTGTTCGGCGGCTTTGCGGCAAAGGAGCTCGCCACCCGCATCGACGATGCGCAGCCAAAGCTCATCCTCTCCGCGAGTTGCGGCATCGAGCCCGGGCGTATTGTGCAGTACAAGCCGCTGCTCGACGAGGCGATCAAGCTCGCGTCCGCGAAGCCGAAGGCCTGCATCGTGCTGCAACGTCCGCAGCTAACTTGCGACCTCACGCCGGGCCGCGACTACGATTGGGCGAGCCTGCGCCGCAAGGCGCTGAACGAGGGCAAGAAAGCACCTTGCGTGCCCGTCGCCGCCACCGATCCGCTCTACATCCTCTACACCTCGGGCACCACGGGCATCCCCAAGGGCGTCGTGCGCGACAATGGCGGTCATCTCGTCGCGGTGAAATGGTCGATGTTCAATCTCTACGGCGTCAAGCCGGGCGAGGTCTGGTGGTGCGGCTCCGACATCGGCTGGGTGGTCGGCCACAGCTATATCATCTACGGCCCACTGCTGCATGGCGCGACCTCGATCATGTATGAGGGCAAGCCGGTCGGCACGCCCGATGCCGGCGCGTTCTGGCGCGTGATCTCCGAGCACAAGGCGGTCGCTCTCTTCACCGCGCCGACCGCGTTCCGCGCGATCCGGAAAGAGGATCCGGAAGGCAAGTTCATCCGGCAATATGACCTCTCTAAATTCCGCACGCTATTCCTCGCCGGCGAGCGCGCCGATCCGCCGACGGTGGAGTGGGCGGAGCAGCAGCTGAAGGTCCCCGTGATCGATCATTGGTGGCAGACCGAAACCGGCTGGTGCATTGCCGGCAATCCGGTCGGCCTCGGCATGCTGCCGGTGAAGCACGGCTCGCCGACGGTGCCGATGCCGGGCTATCAGGTCGACGTCGTGGATGAAGCGGCAAAGCCGGTTGGTGCCAACACCATGGGCTCGATCGTCATCAAGCTGCCGATGCCGCCGGGCTGCCTGCCGACGCTGTGGAATCAGGACGACCGCTTTAGGGAAGCTTACCTCAGCGAATTCCCCGGCTACTACAAGACATCGGACGCCGGCTACAAGGACGAGGACGGCTATGTCTTCGTCATGGGCCGTACCGACGACATCATCAACGTCGCCGGCCACAGGCTCTCCACCGGCGGCATGGAGGAGATCCTGGCCTCGCATCCCGATGTCGCCGAATGCGCCGTGCTCGGCGTCAAGGATGCGATCAAGGGCGAGGTGCCCTGCGGCTTCCTGGTGCTGAAGGCCGGCGTGAAGCGCGCTCCGAGCGAGATCGAGAAGGAGATCATCGCGCTGGTGCGCGAGCGGCTCGGCCCCGTCGCCGCCTTCAAGCTCGCCATCACCGTCGGCCGCCTGCCCAAGACGCGCTCCGGCAAGATCCTGCGCGGCACCATCAAGAAGATCGCCGACGGCGAAGCCTGGACCATGCCGGCGACGATCGAGGACCCCAAGGTGCTCGACGAGATCGGCGAGGCGCTGAAGGGGCGGGTGTGAGGTTCTGGCCTGTCATTCCGGGTTCGGTCCTGCGGACCGCCCCGGAATGACTGCGGCGGCCGACTTACAATCTCCTCATTCCGCGCTAAACAGGGCCGGCCAACAGGGGACCTCGTATGCCACTCGCCACCGCGCCGCGCCTGCTTGCAGCCGTAGCTCTCGCCATCGCCCTCTCCGCCTGCTCGGCGCGCTACCAGACGCCGGTGGCGATGGGCGGCGACGATGACGACGCGGTGTGCCAGAGCCGCGGCTACGCCCAGGGCTCGCCCGAATATGTGGCCTGCCGCAAGGACCGCGACGTTCAGCGCAATGCCGCGACCGCTCGCGCCGACCGCCGTCAGCGCGATCTCGGCGAATACATGCTGAACCATCCCGAGCGGCCCTGAATTATCCTGCGCAATTCATCCCGTTTCTCGTGACACATCTGCAACGCCGCGGCCAAATCGTGTCGCGCCTGTTCTGATTTGACCGGCGTCAAATCCTTCATCGCCCCCTTTCTGCTCTGACGCAGATGTCCCGCAACGAAGCGCGGACATGGCTGAAGGGGAATGCAATGAACGGAACGACAAGAAACGTGGCGCGGCTGGCTGTGCTTGGCGCGATGCTCGCGGGGACTTTTTCCTCGGTGCAGGCAGCCGATTTGCCGGTTTACACGAAGGCGCCGCCGCAGGTGGAGGCGTTCAATCCGTGGATGGTGCGTCTGCGCGTGCTCGGCGTGTTGCCGGACGCGGGCGGTTCGACTGTCAATGTCGCGGTCGTGCCGTCTCTGTCGGCACCGAATTCCGGGCTCTCGATCAGCGACCAGGTCGTGCCCGAGCTCGACATCAGCTATTTCTTCACGAAGAACATCGCGGCCGAGCTGATCCTGGGCGTGACCAGGCATTCGATCAGCGGCACCGGCTCGCTGGCGAACCTGCCGATCGGCAAGACCACGCTGCTGCCGCCGACGCTGACATTGCAATATCACTTCGACAATTTCGGCGCGTTCAAGCCGTATATTGGCGCGGGCGTGAACTACACCGTGTTCTTCAACAATTCGGCTGCGAATGCACCGGCCGCCATCGCCGGTCCGCCCGCGATCGTCGCCACCACCACGAGCCTCCATGTCAGCAACGCCTGGGGCGGCGCCGTGCAGTTCGGCTTCGACTACATGCTCGACCGGCACTGGGGTCTCAACGTCGACGTCAAGAAGCTCTGGCTGCGGCCGGACTACAGCGCGACCGTCTCGGGTCTGCCCGTCACCGGCACCGCCCATATCGATCCGTGGCTCGTCGGCGGCGGCGTGACGTACAAGTTCTGATACGTCGTTTGAGGGCAGACTGTGACTGCGGCTGACCCTGCACTCCCTCCCCCCTTGCGGGGAGGGCGGGGAGAGGGGTGGCCCAGGAAACGGTGTGAGTGAGTCTGCTTCGAACTGATGGAGAGAGTCCCCGTGGGGTACCCCTCTCCCTAACCCTCCCCCACAAGGGGGGAGGGGACGCGTCGTTCGCGTGGCAAAATGCGTGGCCAAAATCGCTGTCTACGCACAAAACAAAAACGCGGCGGGTTGGCCCGCCGCGTTTGCATCTGGTGACGAACGAGAGAGGGAACTACTCCTCCTCGTCCTCGTGCTTCTTGCCGCCAAGCGTCTTGAGCTTGGCGAACACGGCGTCGACGTTGAGGTCGTCGCTCGACCGCTCGGTCGGCTCGAACTCGTCCTTCTTGGTGGTCTCGGAGGCCGGCAGCAGGGTGGCACCGCCATAGGCTGCGTCGATCGGCTTTTCCTTGGCCGCGCGCGCCACCTCGAAATCGAGCTCGATCTGCGAGCAGAGGCCGAGCGTGACGGGGTCGATCGGGGTCAGCTGCGAGGTGTTCCAGTGCGTGCGGTCGCGCACGCTGGCGATGGTGCTCTTGGTGGTGCCGACCAGACGCATGATCTGGGCGTCCTTGAGCTCCGGATGGCTGCGCAGCAGCCAGAGGATGGCGCTCGGGCGCTCGTGGCGGCGCGACACCGGGGTGTAGCGCGGGCCCTTGCGCTTGGGCTGGGGCGGCAGCACCACCTTGCTCTCCTGGAGGCGGAGCCGGTAGTCCGGGTTCTTCTCACCCTTCTCGATCTCCTCGCGGGTCAGCTGGCCGTTGGAGAGGGGGTCCATGCCCTTGATGCCCTGGGCGGCGTCGCCGTCGGCGATCGCTCGCACCTCGAGGGGGTGCATCTTGGTGAAATCGGCGACCTGGTCGAAGGTCAGCGCGGTGTTGTCCAGCAGCCAGACGGCGGTCGCCTTGGGCATCAGAGGTGCGTTGCTCATGGCAAATCTCCTTTGTGCTTCGCCCACCCCTCTGGAGGCGAAACCGGTGGTCATCAGCGATGACAGGGAATTCGCGCTATATAAGCCGGGAGGGGCTAGCCACGCAATGGTTCTGCTATAGATAGTGCCTTGACAGCGCCCGAAAGGGGGCCCAATTCCCTTTGCAGACCCGGTAAAGTCCAAGCAAACCGTTTTTAGCCCTTTCCAGCCATCGACCGCCCCCGCCAGAAGGCGAAACGGGTGATTCGGTCCCGAGATCGCTCAATGTCAGCCAAACCAGACCTCAAGATCGTGCTTTGTTCTCCCCGCGGCTTCTGCGCCGGGGTGGTCCGGGCGATCGACACCGTGGAACGGGCGCTCGATAAATACGGCGCCCCCGTCTATGTTCGCCATGAGATTGTGCACAACAAGTACGTCGTCGATGGGTTGAAGAAGAAGGGCGCGATCTTCGTCGAGGAGCTCGCCGAAATCCCCGAAAGCACCACCGCCCCGGTCGTGTTCTCGGCCCATGGCGTCCCCAAGTCGGTTCCGGCCGACGCGCAGTCCCGCAATCTGTTCTCGCTGGATGCGACCTGCCCGCTGGTGACCAAGGTGCACCGCGAGGCCGCGATCCACTTCAAGCGCGGCCGCGAGATCTTCCTGATCGGCCACTCCCACCACCCCGAGGTGGTTGGCACGCTCGGCCAACTTCCCGCCGGCGCTGTGACCCTGATCGAGACCGCCGAGGATGCCAAGACCATCAGTCCGAAGGATCCCGATAACCTCGCCTTCGTGACCCAGACCACGCTGTCGATCGACGATACCGCGGAGATCGTGGCGCTGCTCAAGGAGCGCTTCCCGAACATCAACGGGCCGCACAAGGAAGACATCTGCTACGCCACCACCAACCGCCAGCTGGCGGTGAAGAAGGTGGCGCCGGTTGTCGACGCGCTGATCGTTGTCGGTGCCCCCAATTCGTCGAACTCGCAGCGGCTGCGCGAGGTTGCCGAGCGTGAGGGCTGCAAGGTCGCCGTGCTGGCGCAGCGCGCCACCGACATCGACTGGGACAAGTTCGGCAACATCGCGAGCCTTGGCATCACCGCGGGCGCGTCCGCGCCGGAAGTGATCGTCGAGGAGATCATGGACGCGTTCGCCGAGCGCTACACGCTGCATGTGGAGACGGTCTCGGCCGCGGAAGAGAACGAGTTCTTCCCGCTGCCGCGTCAGGTGCGCCCCGAAGCCGCCGCCGAGTAGACCTTTATGGCGGTCTACACCGACGTTGCCGCCGACGAGCTTGCGGATTTCCTGAGTCAATACGATCTCGGCGAATTGCTCTCCTACAAGGGCATCGCCGAGGGCGTCGAGAATTCCAACTTCCTGCTGCACACCAGCAAAGGCTCGTTCATCCTCACGCTCTATGAGAAGCGCGTGGCGAAGAACGATCTGCCGTTCTTCCTCGCGCTGATGACGCATCTGGCCGAGCACGGCGTGACCTGTCCGCTGCCGGTGAAGGCGAAAGACGGAGAGGCGTTGCGCGAGCTGTCGGGGCGCCCCGCCGCGATCATCACCTTTCTCGAAGGCGTCTGGCCGCGCAAGCCGAACGCGATGCATTGCGCCGGTGTCGGCGAGGGGCTCGCCAGGATGCATCTGGCCGGCGCCAATTTCGCGATCAAGCGCGCCAATGCGCTCTCGGTTGCGGGCTGGCGGCCGCTGTTCGATGCAGCGGCAAGCCGCGCCGACGAGGTGCAGCCGGGCCTGCGAGCATACCTTGCGACCGAACTCGACTATCTCTCGAGTGGCGTCTGGCCGACCGATCTGCCCGAGGGCGTGATCCACGCCGACCTCTTCAACGACAACGCCTTCTTCCTCGGCGACAAGCTCTCGGGGATCATCGACTTCACCTTCGCTTGCAACGACATGCTGGCCTATGACGTCGCGATCTGCCTCAACGCCTGGTGCTTCGAGCCGGATCATTCCTTCAACGTCACGAAGGCGCGCGCTTTCCTCAATGCCTATGGCCGGGTGCGAAAGCTCTCCGAAGCCGAGGAGGCCGCGCTGCCGCTGCTGGCGCGCGGCGCCGCGATCCGCTTCCTGCTGACGCGGCTGGTGGACTGGCTCAACGTGCCGCCCGGTGCGCTGGTGAAGCCGAAGGATCCGCTGGAATATTTTCGCAAGCTGCGCTTCCACCAGAGCGTTTCCAGCGCGCGCGATTACGGGCTGATGCCGTCAGGACTGGTCGCGTGAGCGAAAAGCCCGTTGTCACGATCTATACCGACGGCGCCTGCTCGGGAAATCCGGGGCCCGGCGGCTGGGGCGCGATCCTGAAGTTCGGCGACAAGGAGAAAGAGCTGAACGGCGGCCAGCCGCACACCACCAACAACCAGATGGAATTGATGGCGGCGATCTCCGCGCTGGAAGCGCTCAAGAAGCCGTGCACCGTCGATCTCTACACCGACAGCCAGTATGTCCGGCAGGGCATCACGGGGTGGATCTTTGGCTGGAAGCGCAACGGCTGGCGCACCGCCGACAAGAAGCCGGTCAAGAATGTGGAGCTTTGGCAGCGCCTCGATGCGGCACTCAAGCAGCACGAAGTCCGCTGGCACTGGGTCAAGGGCCATGCCGGCCATCCGGAGAACGAGCGGGCGGATCAGCTCGCGCGGGACGGGATCGTGAAGGCGCGGTTGCAGCAGCGGGTGGGGGAGTAACGAGGGCGTTCGCGCTCTCCGCCCGTCATGGCCGGGCTCGACCCGGCCATCCACGCCTTCGTCGCCTCATTCTCAACTGTCATCGCCCGCGAAGGCGGGCGATCCAGTATTCCAGAGGCGGTTGTGATTGAGCCGAGAAGCCTCGGCGTACTGAATGCCCCGCCTTCGCGGGGCATGACAGTGTCATTTGTGGCTAAGAACGGCGCCTAGAGCTTACAGCTGCCCCAGCAGCGTATCGCCGCCCGAGACCTCGACCTTGCCGGGCATCGCTTCCAGGTTCAGCTTCTTGACTACGCCGTCCTCGACCAGCATCGAATAGCGCTTGGAGCGGATGCCGAGGCCGTTCGCGGAAGCATCGAGCTCCATGCCGATCGCCTTGGCGAACTCGGCATTGCCGTCGGCGAGGAAGACGGCCTCGTCGCGCTGGTCGGTGTCGCGCTTCCAGGCGTTCATGACGAAGGCATCGTTGACCGAGACGATGGCGATGGTGTCGACGCCCTTGTCCTTCATGGCGTAGGCGTTGAGGAAGATGCTCGGCAGATGCATCTTGTGGCAGGTGCCGGTATAGGCGCCGGGCACGGCGAACAGCGCCACCTTCTTGCCCTTGAAGATGTCGTCGGTGGTCTTCACCTGCGGGCCTTCCGCCGTCATCACGCGGAATTTCGCCTCGGGCAGCTTGTCGCCAGTCTGGATCGCCATCGTCAGTCTCCCTGAAAATCGGTCCCGCTTTTTAGACCGTGGCGCGGGCCTGCACAATATTGCCGGCAAGGGAAGTGATACGCAAAGCAGCGGGGGCGGTCGCCCTTCACCGCGATGTCATCAGCCGGCAAAACCGCCGCTGTCGAGGAAGGCCTGCTCCTCCGCGGTGGTGTCGCGGCCGAGGAGAGGGTTGCGGTGGGGAAAGCGGCCGAACCGCTGGATGATGTCGGCGTGCAGGCGGGCGTATTTCAGGTTTTCGGCATTGTCGGTGTTTTCGAACAGCGCGACGCAATGCAGCTGATCGGGCAGGTGCTCGGAATGCATGAAGGGCAGATAGAGGAATTCGAGCAGGATCGGATCGACCCTGCCATCGACGCCCCGGTCGATGGCGCGGCGGGCGACCTCGCGCGCCGGCGCATCGCTGGCAAAGGCTTCGCGCGTGCCGCGAAACATGTTGCGGGGAAACTGGTCGAGCACGACGACCAGCGCGAGCGCGCCGTCATCGCTGTCCTCCCATGATGCCAGCTCGCCGGCGACGGCCTTCTGCCACAGGGCGAGAAACCGGCGCCGGACCTCCGCGTCGAACGCATCGCTGCGCTCGTACCAG
This is a stretch of genomic DNA from Bradyrhizobium sp. CB2312. It encodes these proteins:
- a CDS encoding sodium:proton antiporter gives rise to the protein MAPLKLVSGIDVSTFEWIIALLLGAVALSALARRIKVPYPTFLAIGGALIAFVPNSTSWALEPDLALALFVAPVLLDAAFDTSLRDLRNNWVPVSTLVVAAVGLTTVGVAYVAHRLMPDMPWAAAVALGAIVAPPDAAAAVAILSQVKLPHRMVKVLEGESLLNDASALLIYRIAVGAVATEHLTWSQVAPTMALALVGSVLAGLLAARIISPIMERVTEAPSAIIVQFATTFMIWIAAEHLGLSGILTIVIYAISLARTAPARMPARLRVPSYAVWETMVFVLNVLAFMLIGMQMRPIWTRLDSDVRWEYCVAAAWILLTVVLVRLFWVTFYRTTLRVLIAHDLYHPKDPKQVASPKGGLIISWCGMRGLVTLATAFALPEHFPYRDFIVFIAFAVVLGSLVIQGLTLRPLILAFNLKDDDPVGIEVARARAVAYRAALDAIEDDPSEEAEILRLEYRAILMEADDDPHGGIANGELPADPLRRRAIAAARKSIFDLRSTEVIGDDAFHRIEAELDRAELSAGG
- a CDS encoding tetratricopeptide repeat protein produces the protein MCGTPSSAQTFPFAKISLRAFLLGAAMSLVLAAPASAGTDCVAGSKAAPAELITACSAIIDQASNSTNDRAAALLVRADANARTSGGLTQALRDIDRAIALDGKNAKAWRLRGDLLREAGGDLNRAASDLSKAIELDPQDAEAYELRGVVYTSQRRLDRALADYDQAIKLKPDYAQAWSDRGVTYYLGGDNEKAIRDLSEALRLDPNRPRSYTNRGAAYKKLGQLDKSVADDGEAIRLDPKVPEYYDNRGLSLAAMGEYDKAIADYDQALRLAPRPNFFTNRGDAYQHKGEFGAALSDYEAALKLDPNFALTYNNRAVLYKKMGERKKALADYETALKLDPGNENAANGRRTTMAEIAKFGAEAPLPLAANSGNGPSFDCASAKREVEKVICADPQLGMLDRRIAETYERVLKSLNRRSADDLRKSQRDFLVSRDASFRRPGYDLKKVMQDRLQRLNAMES
- a CDS encoding propionyl-CoA synthetase; the encoded protein is MNAQGGSKYHEVHARSLADPEGFWAEAAKEIDWIEPPKKIFDVSQGVYGRWFTGGVVNTCYNALDRHVERGRADQVALIHDSPLTNSITKFTYAELLGEVQALAAVMQDFGVAKGDRVILYMPMVPEAVVAMLACARIGAVHSVVFGGFAAKELATRIDDAQPKLILSASCGIEPGRIVQYKPLLDEAIKLASAKPKACIVLQRPQLTCDLTPGRDYDWASLRRKALNEGKKAPCVPVAATDPLYILYTSGTTGIPKGVVRDNGGHLVAVKWSMFNLYGVKPGEVWWCGSDIGWVVGHSYIIYGPLLHGATSIMYEGKPVGTPDAGAFWRVISEHKAVALFTAPTAFRAIRKEDPEGKFIRQYDLSKFRTLFLAGERADPPTVEWAEQQLKVPVIDHWWQTETGWCIAGNPVGLGMLPVKHGSPTVPMPGYQVDVVDEAAKPVGANTMGSIVIKLPMPPGCLPTLWNQDDRFREAYLSEFPGYYKTSDAGYKDEDGYVFVMGRTDDIINVAGHRLSTGGMEEILASHPDVAECAVLGVKDAIKGEVPCGFLVLKAGVKRAPSEIEKEIIALVRERLGPVAAFKLAITVGRLPKTRSGKILRGTIKKIADGEAWTMPATIEDPKVLDEIGEALKGRV
- a CDS encoding OmpW family outer membrane protein gives rise to the protein MNGTTRNVARLAVLGAMLAGTFSSVQAADLPVYTKAPPQVEAFNPWMVRLRVLGVLPDAGGSTVNVAVVPSLSAPNSGLSISDQVVPELDISYFFTKNIAAELILGVTRHSISGTGSLANLPIGKTTLLPPTLTLQYHFDNFGAFKPYIGAGVNYTVFFNNSAANAPAAIAGPPAIVATTTSLHVSNAWGGAVQFGFDYMLDRHWGLNVDVKKLWLRPDYSATVSGLPVTGTAHIDPWLVGGGVTYKF
- a CDS encoding tetratricopeptide repeat protein, with the translated sequence MRFQKLIQLSGVVLLSALSLAAAHAATGGEPAAVPQVDVAPCLAAAAADDMDKAATACAAVIDNEKSAKADLVKALVARGALYARHDQIDRAIADDSRALQLDPTLADIFNARGELWLKKGDKPKAVQDFGAALKIDPNHEKAKANHKAMARELERIGAQMAVAGKPSFNCARASRAVEKAICASRELADLDREIFASNARAVREARSPAESKNLQREQDEFIARRNAGYGRPGYDLKKAMQERLQRINGVDGY